One window from the genome of Spirosoma rhododendri encodes:
- the atpA gene encoding F0F1 ATP synthase subunit alpha: MESVRPDEISAILRQQLAGTQTEAELEEVGTVLQIGDGVARIYGLSKVQAGELLSFDNGLQAMALNLEEDNVGAVLLGDYSDVKEGDTVKRTDQIAYVNVGDGILGRVVNTLGLPIDGMGPIQGELFQMPLERKAPGVIFRQPVTEPLQTGIKAIDAMIPVGRGQRELIIGDRQTGKTAVAIDTIINQKEFYDKGQPVYCIYVACGQKASTVKQVEATLRKAGAMDYTVIVAANASDPSPMQFFAPFTGAAIGEFFRDTGRPALVIYDDLSKQAVAYREVSLLLRRPPGREAYPGDVFYLHSRLLERAAKVTANDEIAANMNDLPPSLKGKVKGGGSLTALPIIETQAGDVSAYIPTNVISITDGQIFLESNLFNAGIRPAINVGISVSRVGGNAQIKSMKKVAGTLKLDQAQFRELEAFAKFGSDLDASTKLTIERGRRNQEMLKQPQYSPVAVEQQVAIIYASTNGLLDKVPVNKVKEFESEYSMVLSAQYPKVLDELRAGKLTDEGTATLKKVAADLSAQY, translated from the coding sequence ATGGAATCCGTAAGACCCGACGAGATATCAGCTATCCTGCGCCAGCAACTGGCCGGTACTCAAACCGAGGCTGAACTCGAGGAAGTCGGTACGGTGCTGCAAATCGGCGACGGCGTAGCGCGTATCTACGGCCTCTCGAAAGTGCAGGCCGGTGAATTGCTCTCGTTCGACAATGGGTTGCAGGCTATGGCCCTCAACCTGGAGGAAGACAACGTTGGCGCCGTACTACTCGGTGATTATTCAGACGTCAAAGAAGGTGACACTGTAAAACGTACCGATCAAATCGCTTACGTGAACGTTGGCGATGGTATCCTGGGCCGTGTAGTCAACACGCTGGGTCTGCCGATCGACGGAATGGGTCCGATTCAGGGCGAGCTGTTTCAAATGCCGCTGGAGCGTAAGGCGCCGGGCGTTATTTTCCGCCAACCCGTAACAGAGCCGCTGCAAACCGGTATCAAAGCCATCGACGCTATGATTCCAGTTGGCCGGGGTCAGCGCGAACTGATTATCGGTGACCGGCAGACGGGTAAGACCGCTGTGGCCATCGACACAATCATCAACCAGAAAGAGTTTTACGACAAAGGGCAGCCAGTCTATTGTATCTACGTTGCCTGTGGTCAGAAAGCGTCGACGGTGAAGCAGGTGGAAGCCACCCTTCGCAAGGCCGGTGCTATGGACTACACTGTCATCGTAGCGGCCAACGCATCTGACCCATCGCCGATGCAGTTCTTCGCGCCGTTTACGGGTGCAGCCATCGGTGAATTTTTCCGCGATACGGGTCGCCCCGCACTGGTTATTTACGACGACCTGTCGAAGCAGGCAGTTGCCTACCGCGAGGTGTCGCTGCTGCTGCGTCGCCCACCAGGACGCGAAGCTTATCCTGGTGACGTATTCTACCTGCACAGCCGTTTGCTGGAGCGGGCCGCCAAAGTGACGGCCAACGACGAGATCGCAGCCAACATGAACGACCTGCCGCCGAGCCTGAAAGGCAAAGTAAAAGGTGGTGGTTCGCTGACAGCTCTGCCAATCATCGAAACACAGGCTGGCGACGTATCGGCCTACATCCCGACGAACGTAATCTCAATTACCGACGGTCAGATCTTCCTTGAGTCGAACCTGTTCAACGCGGGTATCCGCCCGGCCATCAACGTAGGTATCTCGGTATCGCGGGTGGGCGGTAACGCACAGATCAAGTCGATGAAGAAAGTAGCCGGTACGCTGAAACTGGATCAGGCTCAGTTCCGCGAGCTGGAAGCCTTCGCCAAGTTCGGTTCGGACCTTGACGCATCGACCAAGCTGACCATCGAGCGGGGCCGCCGGAACCAGGAGATGCTGAAGCAGCCACAGTACTCGCCCGTTGCCGTTGAACAGCAGGTAGCCATTATCTACGCGTCGACCAACGGTCTGCTGGATAAAGTACCCGTTAACAAGGTAAAGGAGTTTGAAAGCGAATACTCGATGGTGCTGAGCGCTCAGTACCCGAAAGTGCTCG
- a CDS encoding carboxy terminal-processing peptidase, which produces MKKYLVTLVPVLMLSFQMDSPADKEVARNKPVVYAEGDLKPTISQEKVETLVAKLLTTYHYRKVRLDDSLSSVVWDNYLKEMDASKTYLLASDVASFEKYKDQIDDALVNGDLTAAYDMYNVFRKRFQERNAFIKEQIKKPFTFTADETFNTDREKAGWPKTIEEQNDLWRKILKNQALELKLNNRSDSAIAALMTQRYTNLDKAINRVKSADVFQMYMNSFAEALDPHTNYLSPNNADRFNQEMSQSLEGIGAMLQEDGDYIKITNVLPGGPAFKSNQLKANDKIAGVAQGDNGHMVNTMNWQVDEVVKLIKGPKGTVVRLQVIAPNAIAGAPPKEIRLVREKIKLEEQRAKKEVIDVTDNGKTFKIGVINVPMFYRDFEGARKREEGFSSTTSDVKRFVEELKAEKVQGIVIDLRDNGGGSLTEAIDLTGIFIPKGPVVQVKESTGETEVYSDKDGGSVVYDGPLAVLVNRFSASASEIFAAAIQDYHRGIIIGGQTYGKGTVQTLIDLNQWLPKEPEKVGQVKMTIQKFYRINGSSTQHRGVTPDVELPSAFSAEEYGESSQPSALPWDHINSTRYDQSQAIDDKILSRLRSRFDQRLKSDPELKQLAQDLADFKKAKENTVVSLQESKRRKERDEAERKRAAATKVSQMSAPVDETGTPGKPDAKKKKDTYLNEAGLVLADYILASK; this is translated from the coding sequence ATGAAGAAGTATCTGGTGACCCTGGTGCCCGTACTGATGCTGAGTTTCCAAATGGACTCGCCAGCAGACAAGGAAGTAGCGCGAAATAAGCCGGTGGTGTACGCCGAGGGCGATCTGAAGCCGACGATTTCGCAGGAAAAAGTAGAAACGCTGGTCGCGAAGCTGCTGACTACGTATCACTACCGCAAAGTGCGACTCGACGACTCGCTGTCGTCAGTGGTTTGGGATAACTACCTGAAAGAAATGGATGCCAGCAAAACGTACCTGCTGGCGTCTGACGTAGCTTCGTTCGAGAAATACAAAGACCAGATCGACGATGCATTGGTCAACGGTGATCTGACGGCTGCTTACGACATGTACAATGTGTTTCGCAAGCGATTCCAGGAGCGGAATGCATTTATCAAAGAGCAGATAAAGAAGCCGTTCACGTTTACGGCCGACGAAACGTTCAACACGGACCGTGAGAAGGCTGGCTGGCCGAAGACTATCGAAGAGCAAAACGATTTGTGGCGCAAGATTCTGAAAAATCAGGCGCTGGAATTGAAGCTCAACAACCGAAGCGACAGCGCTATTGCGGCTCTGATGACGCAGCGGTACACCAATCTCGACAAGGCGATAAACCGGGTGAAGAGCGCCGACGTGTTTCAGATGTACATGAACTCGTTTGCCGAAGCACTTGATCCGCACACTAACTATCTGTCGCCGAACAACGCCGATCGTTTTAACCAGGAGATGAGCCAGTCGCTGGAAGGGATCGGGGCTATGTTGCAGGAAGATGGCGATTACATCAAGATCACCAACGTACTGCCCGGAGGCCCGGCATTCAAGAGCAATCAGCTGAAAGCCAACGATAAAATCGCGGGAGTAGCCCAGGGCGATAATGGTCACATGGTCAATACCATGAACTGGCAGGTCGATGAGGTTGTCAAGCTTATCAAAGGGCCGAAGGGAACGGTAGTGCGCCTACAGGTTATTGCGCCAAACGCGATTGCGGGTGCGCCACCGAAGGAAATCCGTCTGGTTCGGGAGAAAATCAAGCTCGAAGAACAGCGGGCGAAGAAGGAAGTCATCGACGTGACCGACAACGGCAAGACGTTCAAGATCGGCGTCATCAACGTGCCGATGTTCTACCGCGATTTTGAGGGCGCCCGTAAGCGCGAGGAAGGCTTCAGCAGCACTACCAGCGACGTTAAGCGGTTTGTGGAAGAACTGAAGGCAGAAAAAGTACAGGGTATCGTTATCGATCTGCGCGACAACGGGGGCGGTTCGCTGACCGAAGCTATCGATCTGACGGGTATATTCATTCCCAAAGGGCCAGTCGTTCAGGTGAAAGAATCGACGGGCGAAACGGAAGTGTATTCTGATAAAGATGGCGGTTCTGTCGTCTACGATGGCCCGTTGGCGGTACTGGTAAACCGGTTTAGCGCGTCGGCGTCGGAAATTTTTGCCGCTGCCATTCAGGACTATCACCGGGGTATCATCATCGGCGGACAAACGTACGGTAAGGGTACGGTACAGACCCTGATCGACCTGAATCAGTGGTTGCCGAAAGAACCGGAGAAGGTAGGACAGGTGAAAATGACGATTCAGAAATTCTATCGGATCAACGGTAGCAGCACACAGCACCGGGGCGTTACGCCTGATGTTGAACTGCCATCGGCGTTCTCGGCTGAAGAGTACGGCGAAAGCTCGCAGCCCAGCGCGCTGCCTTGGGATCATATCAACTCGACCCGTTACGATCAGTCGCAGGCGATCGATGACAAAATACTGTCTCGACTACGCTCACGCTTCGATCAGCGGTTGAAGTCAGATCCCGAACTAAAGCAGCTGGCGCAGGATCTTGCCGATTTCAAAAAGGCGAAGGAGAACACGGTTGTGTCGCTTCAGGAGTCGAAGCGTCGTAAAGAGCGCGACGAAGCTGAACGCAAGCGGGCGGCTGCTACGAAGGTATCTCAGATGTCGGCTCCGGTCGATGAAACGGGAACGCCGGGCAAGCCTGACGCAAAAAAGAAAAAGGACACGTATCTGAACGAAGCAGGTCTGGTACTGGCCGATTATATTCTGGCGTCGAAGTAA